A stretch of Pseudomonas sp. CCC3.1 DNA encodes these proteins:
- a CDS encoding histidine phosphatase family protein, with protein sequence MGFIYLIRHGQASFGADDYDVLSPLGVRQAQITGQHLVDLGVRFDRCLSGDLRRQQDTAQHALAQFSAAGLSAPALEIDPAFNEFDAFGVLEALLPGILAQEPHALHTLKNAAEQPEEFQRIFDLIVARWLSGTYDTPQIESWLAFVERVQGGLNRVLDLARHQQNIAVFTSGGSITALLHLLTQIPASEAFKLTWQIVNTSLSQLKFRGREVTLASFNSHVHLQLLKTPSLITYR encoded by the coding sequence GTGGGCTTCATTTACTTGATTCGACATGGACAAGCCTCATTCGGTGCAGACGACTACGACGTTCTGTCGCCTCTGGGTGTGCGTCAGGCGCAAATCACGGGTCAGCATCTGGTTGACCTGGGCGTGCGCTTCGATCGCTGTCTGTCGGGTGATTTACGCCGTCAGCAAGACACCGCTCAGCATGCCCTCGCCCAATTCAGTGCCGCGGGTTTAAGCGCGCCAGCACTGGAAATTGACCCGGCCTTCAATGAGTTCGATGCCTTCGGCGTTCTGGAGGCTTTGCTGCCAGGCATCCTGGCGCAAGAGCCGCACGCCCTGCACACGCTGAAAAATGCCGCTGAACAGCCTGAAGAATTTCAGCGCATCTTTGATCTGATTGTTGCGCGCTGGCTCAGCGGCACTTACGACACCCCACAGATCGAAAGCTGGCTGGCCTTTGTCGAGCGTGTGCAAGGTGGCCTGAACCGTGTCCTCGACCTGGCCAGGCATCAACAGAACATTGCCGTGTTCACTTCCGGCGGCAGCATCACTGCCCTGCTCCACCTGCTGACCCAAATTCCTGCCAGCGAAGCCTTCAAGCTGACCTGGCAAATTGTTAATACCTCGCTCAGCCAACTCAAATTTCGTGGCCGCGAGGTCACCCTGGCTTCCTTTAACAGTCATGTGCATTTACAACTGTTAAAGACGCCGTCGCTGATCACTTACCGATGA
- a CDS encoding SCP2 sterol-binding domain-containing protein codes for MTSVADAVQAMKAKFNPAAAAGLDLVFGFRIDDTKNFSLVVKDSTCELLEGENPDAQVTLVMDGETLEGIVSGETDGMQAFMGGKLRAEGDMMLAMKLSELFPS; via the coding sequence ATGACTTCTGTAGCTGATGCTGTTCAAGCAATGAAAGCCAAATTCAACCCGGCCGCTGCTGCCGGCCTGGACCTGGTATTCGGTTTTCGCATTGATGACACCAAGAATTTCTCTCTCGTTGTTAAAGACAGTACCTGCGAACTGCTGGAAGGCGAGAACCCGGACGCTCAAGTGACCCTGGTGATGGACGGCGAAACCCTGGAAGGCATCGTCAGCGGCGAGACCGATGGCATGCAAGCGTTCATGGGCGGCAAACTGCGCGCTGAAGGCGACATGATGCTGGCCATGAAGCTGAGCGAGCTGTTCCCTTCGTAA